From Segatella copri, the proteins below share one genomic window:
- a CDS encoding Rpn family recombination-promoting nuclease/putative transposase yields MVMKYLDPKADLTFKKIFGNHPKRLISLLNALLPLSEEEQIHEIKYLPTELVPQLEGGKNTIVDVLCTDVRGRKFCVEMQMEWSDAFQQRVLFNASKLYVSQAKKGGKYSELQPVYSLNLINDIFAHDTPDFIHNYRIVHDKDSNKVIEGLHFTFIELPKFTPHSIADKRMMVLWLRFLTEINSNTKDIPADLLNDPEIGKAVEDLEVSGFTDAELRAYDKFWDSVSVERTLLDDRYQKGMEEGMEKGMAKGMEKGMEKGMEKGRAEGKHEANTETAQRLLAMGLSAEQVAKATQLPLEIIKNLSNT; encoded by the coding sequence ATGGTTATGAAGTACTTAGACCCTAAGGCAGACCTTACGTTCAAGAAGATATTCGGCAATCATCCTAAAAGACTGATCAGCCTTCTGAACGCCCTCCTGCCACTCAGCGAAGAAGAGCAGATACACGAGATAAAGTATCTGCCTACAGAACTTGTGCCCCAGCTCGAAGGGGGCAAGAACACCATAGTGGATGTACTCTGCACCGATGTCAGAGGCAGGAAGTTCTGCGTGGAAATGCAGATGGAATGGTCCGACGCATTCCAGCAGCGAGTACTGTTCAATGCATCCAAGCTCTATGTAAGCCAGGCTAAAAAGGGAGGAAAATACAGCGAACTCCAACCCGTATATTCTCTCAACCTGATAAATGATATCTTTGCGCATGATACTCCGGATTTCATCCACAACTACCGCATCGTGCACGATAAGGACAGCAATAAGGTCATCGAGGGCTTGCATTTCACCTTCATAGAACTCCCTAAGTTCACTCCTCATTCCATTGCTGACAAGCGCATGATGGTATTGTGGCTCCGTTTCCTCACAGAAATCAATTCCAATACGAAGGATATTCCTGCCGACCTGCTCAATGACCCAGAGATTGGAAAAGCCGTAGAAGATCTTGAAGTTTCCGGCTTTACAGATGCCGAACTCCGTGCCTATGATAAATTCTGGGATTCGGTAAGTGTAGAAAGAACCCTTCTGGATGACAGATATCAGAAAGGAATGGAAGAAGGCATGGAGAAAGGCATGGCGAAAGGTATGGAGAAAGGCATGGAAAAAGGTATGGAGAAAGGTAGAGCAGAAGGCAAGCATGAGGCCAACACAGAAACAGCACAACGATTGCTGGCAATGGGACTTTCTGCCGAACAGGTTGCCAAAGCTACCCAGCTACCTTTGGAAATCATTAAGAATCTGAGCAATACATAA
- a CDS encoding alpha/beta hydrolase family esterase produces MRRFTMLASLLMVLCLQMAAQTWEDVKVGTSTRKTLTYVPKNVEKSPALVISLHGMNQDPGFQQNQTQWNALADTEGFIVTYPLGNNKMWDTNGTSDVKFVETVIQEMIKQHHVDKNRIYLSGFSMGSWLGYHCLETLGDKIAAFGPVSGVDIGKQPRANRMVPIMHIHGTADDVFKYTGDPYHMAGGYPSIEEYVKKWAAYEGCDVSNPQVIRPYPSGRKTASATRTIYNNVNDDVEVNLISIDGKGHWHSNEPNGVNSTQELWNFFKHHQLNQHPVPVENRNYFIRYESTVGENLWDRQAVYTLPKALEKGAKYTLTMKMRTSADCAELGFWPIWNASANKNQWGGSDDVQYLAAYSVEAGDWKTLTWNFTANFTLDTFQFVFGKYGGTLDIDDMVLVKEGTSENLIANSDFSARNIQGWSTNWKGPSYFLANEANASTGIEKPAVATMMKSADKAYYTLQGVKVLRPTKGIYIHGGKKIVIK; encoded by the coding sequence ATGAGACGTTTTACAATGCTCGCATCTCTCCTCATGGTTCTGTGCCTACAAATGGCGGCACAGACCTGGGAAGATGTAAAAGTGGGGACTTCTACTCGCAAGACCCTCACTTATGTACCAAAGAATGTAGAGAAATCACCAGCTCTGGTGATTTCTCTTCATGGTATGAATCAGGACCCTGGGTTTCAGCAGAATCAGACGCAATGGAACGCGCTGGCTGATACCGAGGGTTTTATTGTTACCTATCCGCTGGGTAATAACAAGATGTGGGACACTAACGGTACTTCTGATGTGAAGTTTGTGGAGACTGTCATCCAAGAAATGATAAAACAGCACCATGTGGACAAGAACCGCATCTATCTCTCGGGTTTCTCTATGGGTAGCTGGCTGGGTTACCACTGCCTGGAAACGCTTGGCGATAAGATTGCTGCCTTCGGACCAGTGAGCGGTGTGGACATCGGTAAGCAGCCTAGAGCTAACCGCATGGTGCCTATCATGCATATTCACGGAACCGCTGATGATGTGTTCAAATATACGGGCGATCCTTATCACATGGCTGGCGGTTATCCTAGCATTGAGGAATATGTAAAGAAGTGGGCTGCCTACGAGGGTTGCGATGTAAGCAATCCGCAGGTAATCCGTCCTTATCCTTCCGGCAGAAAAACTGCCAGTGCTACCCGTACTATCTATAATAATGTGAACGATGATGTAGAAGTGAACCTTATCTCCATTGACGGTAAGGGACATTGGCATTCCAATGAACCTAACGGGGTAAATTCTACCCAGGAACTGTGGAACTTCTTCAAGCATCATCAGTTGAACCAGCATCCGGTACCTGTGGAAAACCGCAACTATTTCATCCGTTACGAGAGTACTGTGGGCGAGAACCTCTGGGACCGTCAGGCTGTCTACACCTTGCCAAAGGCTTTGGAAAAGGGTGCTAAGTATACGCTGACCATGAAGATGAGAACTTCAGCAGATTGCGCTGAACTGGGATTCTGGCCTATCTGGAATGCAAGTGCCAACAAGAACCAGTGGGGTGGAAGCGATGATGTGCAGTATCTGGCAGCCTATTCTGTAGAGGCTGGCGACTGGAAAACGCTGACCTGGAATTTCACAGCCAACTTCACCTTGGATACCTTCCAGTTTGTATTTGGCAAATATGGTGGTACACTCGATATTGACGACATGGTGTTGGTGAAGGAAGGAACATCAGAGAATCTGATAGCCAACTCCGATTTCTCAGCCCGCAATATTCAGGGCTGGAGCACCAACTGGAAAGGTCCAAGCTATTTTCTTGCCAACGAAGCCAATGCATCAACAGGCATCGAGAAGCCAGCTGTGGCAACCATGATGAAATCAGCGGATAAGGCATACTACACTCTTCAAGGTGTGAAGGTTCTTCGCCCTACCAAGGGTATTTATATCCATGGTGGTAAGAAAATCGTGATTAAATAA
- a CDS encoding sialate O-acetylesterase, producing MKRLSILASMLAMACLPMMAQKTGSKVQEKPDPNFQIYLCFGQSNMEGNAAIEDIDRTGVNPRFQAMYAVNDEKAGWKKGQWHTAVPPQARPSTGLTPVDYFGRKMVDNLPDSIKVGTITVAVGGASIDLFDKRTYKAYLKKQPDWMKNFASQYNGNPYARLIELAKIAKKQGVIKGILLHQGETNNGDANWPNRVKTVYNDILKDLNLKAEDVPLLVGETVQKDMGGKCWAHIAIVDDIAKTIPTAHVISSKGCPQRGDGLHFIAESYRTMGKRYANMMLALQGIIPDSNYPRVDKDRRAYVKLHAPEAKKVIFDICGKQYEMKKDLDGDWYGVSDPLVVGFHYYFLNVDGVQVVDPASETYFGCCREAGGLEVPEGAEGNYYRPQQGVAHGQVRSVSYYAASQKQFRRAMVYTPAEYETNTTKRYPVLYLQHGMGEDETGWSKQGMMQHIMDNLIAEGKAEPMIVVMESGDVKKPFVARPGKNVDEERSHYGASFYDVIIKDLIPMVDKTFRTYTDREHRAMAGLSWGGCQTFNTVLPHMDKFSALGTFSGALFGVDVKTCFNGVFADAEKYNKNIHYMFMGCGSEENFGTEKMAQQLKELGIKLDVYASPGTHHEWLTWRRCFKEFVPHLFKW from the coding sequence ATGAAGAGATTATCAATCTTAGCATCGATGCTCGCGATGGCGTGCCTACCTATGATGGCACAGAAAACGGGCAGTAAGGTTCAGGAAAAGCCTGATCCTAATTTTCAGATTTATCTCTGCTTCGGACAGTCGAACATGGAAGGAAATGCGGCTATCGAAGACATCGACCGAACGGGCGTGAACCCGAGATTCCAGGCTATGTATGCCGTGAATGATGAAAAGGCGGGATGGAAGAAGGGACAATGGCACACCGCCGTGCCGCCACAGGCAAGACCCTCTACAGGACTGACTCCTGTTGACTATTTCGGAAGAAAGATGGTGGATAACCTGCCAGACAGCATCAAGGTGGGAACCATCACCGTGGCCGTGGGCGGAGCCAGCATCGACCTCTTCGATAAGCGTACCTATAAGGCTTATCTCAAGAAACAACCCGACTGGATGAAGAACTTTGCATCCCAGTACAACGGAAATCCATACGCCCGACTGATAGAACTGGCAAAAATAGCCAAGAAGCAGGGTGTTATCAAGGGCATCCTCCTGCATCAGGGCGAAACCAACAACGGCGATGCGAACTGGCCTAACCGAGTAAAGACTGTTTATAACGACATCTTGAAGGATTTGAATCTGAAGGCAGAAGACGTACCTCTGCTCGTAGGCGAAACCGTACAGAAGGATATGGGCGGAAAATGCTGGGCACATATCGCCATCGTTGATGATATTGCCAAGACCATTCCTACAGCCCACGTCATTTCTTCAAAGGGCTGTCCACAGCGTGGCGACGGTCTACACTTCATCGCAGAAAGCTACCGCACCATGGGCAAGCGCTATGCAAACATGATGCTCGCCCTGCAGGGAATCATTCCAGACAGCAACTATCCGCGTGTAGATAAGGACCGTAGAGCTTATGTAAAGCTCCATGCTCCTGAGGCAAAGAAAGTAATCTTCGACATCTGCGGCAAGCAATATGAGATGAAAAAGGATTTGGATGGCGACTGGTACGGCGTGAGCGATCCGCTGGTAGTAGGATTCCACTACTATTTTCTGAATGTAGATGGCGTGCAGGTTGTTGACCCTGCCAGCGAAACCTACTTCGGCTGCTGCCGTGAAGCAGGCGGTCTGGAAGTTCCAGAAGGAGCAGAAGGCAACTACTATCGTCCTCAGCAGGGCGTAGCCCACGGTCAGGTTCGCTCAGTATCTTACTATGCAGCCTCTCAGAAGCAGTTCCGCCGCGCCATGGTTTACACCCCTGCCGAATATGAAACCAACACCACCAAGCGCTATCCTGTGCTCTATCTGCAGCATGGCATGGGCGAAGACGAAACGGGCTGGAGCAAGCAGGGAATGATGCAGCACATCATGGACAACCTGATAGCAGAAGGCAAGGCTGAGCCTATGATTGTGGTCATGGAGAGTGGCGATGTAAAGAAGCCTTTCGTTGCCCGTCCGGGCAAGAATGTAGATGAAGAGCGCAGCCACTATGGAGCTTCTTTCTATGATGTGATTATCAAGGATCTGATTCCGATGGTTGACAAGACATTCCGCACTTATACCGACCGCGAGCATCGTGCGATGGCTGGATTGTCATGGGGCGGTTGCCAGACATTCAACACGGTATTGCCTCACATGGACAAGTTCTCTGCCCTTGGAACCTTTAGCGGTGCACTCTTTGGCGTGGATGTAAAGACCTGTTTCAATGGAGTTTTTGCCGATGCAGAGAAATACAACAAGAACATTCATTATATGTTTATGGGCTGCGGTTCGGAAGAGAACTTCGGTACCGAGAAGATGGCACAGCAGTTGAAGGAGCTGGGCATCAAACTCGATGTTTACGCATCACCAGGCACTCATCATGAGTGGCTCACCTGGCGCCGCTGCTTCAAGGAATTTGTTCCTCACCTCTTCAAATGGTAA
- a CDS encoding IS1182 family transposase produces the protein MLEQQQTISFSDYSSLYDLIIPKDNLLRQITDLVDFRFVYQELQDKYCHDNGRTAESPIRMFKYLLLKVIYDISDVDVVERTRYDMSFKYFLGLTPEETNLINPSSLTKFRRLRLKDMDLLDLLIKKTVSIAIEAGVLKSRTIIVDATHTHSRSNPISAAKSLEYYCKAVIKVVNSVDDSMELPELPKEKKYSSIMTAAKTIVATVEADAATANMPAVKERLNMLKETISDAETRGVISKDADARTGHKTAHSSFFGYKTHIAMSDERIITAATVTSGEKGDGQQLPELIKKTEEAGMEVDSIVADKAYSSKENLKMAKENNMRLSARLSSVIDGNRTNKLPFEYNKDADLYVCPAGHLAKWKEMNYRKNDKRHRNSSITYYFDVDKCKVCPLREGCYKEGAKTKTYAVTIKSDEQLEQIEYQKTEEFINLQRKRYKIEAKNSELKNVLGYDRALSYGLSCMEMQGALTIFAANVKRIIKLMQNA, from the coding sequence ATGCTAGAGCAACAACAGACCATATCATTCAGTGATTATTCAAGTTTGTATGACTTGATTATCCCAAAAGACAACCTGCTCCGCCAGATTACTGACCTGGTGGACTTTCGTTTCGTATACCAGGAATTGCAGGACAAGTATTGTCATGACAATGGTCGTACAGCAGAGAGTCCTATCCGTATGTTTAAGTATCTTCTTTTAAAGGTAATCTATGACATATCGGATGTTGATGTTGTTGAACGTACTCGCTATGATATGTCGTTTAAGTACTTCTTGGGATTAACTCCTGAGGAGACTAATCTGATTAATCCTAGTTCCTTGACCAAATTCCGTCGACTTCGTCTGAAGGATATGGACCTGTTGGATCTTCTTATCAAGAAGACTGTTTCTATTGCTATAGAAGCAGGTGTCCTCAAGTCTAGAACCATCATTGTTGATGCAACCCATACGCATTCTCGTTCCAACCCTATCAGTGCAGCAAAGAGTTTGGAGTATTATTGCAAGGCCGTAATCAAGGTCGTTAATTCTGTGGATGACAGCATGGAATTGCCTGAGCTTCCAAAAGAAAAGAAGTATTCTTCTATCATGACTGCAGCCAAAACGATAGTTGCTACGGTGGAAGCTGATGCTGCAACTGCCAATATGCCTGCAGTCAAGGAGCGTCTCAATATGCTGAAAGAAACCATTTCAGACGCAGAGACCCGAGGCGTAATATCAAAAGATGCAGATGCCCGTACAGGACATAAAACAGCGCATTCTTCATTCTTTGGCTATAAGACGCATATAGCTATGAGCGATGAGAGAATTATCACCGCAGCTACCGTCACCTCCGGCGAGAAGGGTGATGGACAGCAATTGCCAGAATTGATAAAAAAGACAGAGGAAGCAGGAATGGAAGTTGATTCCATAGTAGCAGATAAGGCATATTCCAGCAAGGAGAATCTCAAAATGGCAAAGGAAAACAATATGCGCCTCTCTGCTCGTTTAAGCTCTGTAATTGACGGTAATCGAACAAACAAACTCCCTTTTGAATACAACAAGGATGCAGATCTGTACGTCTGCCCAGCAGGGCATCTGGCGAAATGGAAAGAGATGAATTATCGCAAAAATGACAAGCGTCACAGAAACTCCAGCATTACCTATTATTTTGATGTGGACAAATGCAAGGTCTGTCCATTACGTGAAGGTTGCTACAAGGAAGGAGCCAAGACAAAAACATATGCGGTTACCATCAAATCGGATGAACAGTTGGAGCAAATCGAATATCAAAAAACAGAAGAGTTTATAAATCTTCAGAGGAAACGATACAAGATAGAAGCCAAAAACTCCGAACTTAAGAATGTCTTAGGATATGACAGAGCCCTGTCATACGGTTTGTCGTGCATGGAAATGCAGGGAGCTTTGACTATTTTCGCTGCAAATGTGAAGAGAATCATCAAATTGATGCAAAATGCATAA
- a CDS encoding SusC/RagA family TonB-linked outer membrane protein translates to MINFKMIEKPFVLLFLLCLLPLGVSAQSIVKGIVTDPSGEPVIGATVKVDGSKLGVVTDLDGKFSIDAAPDATLTITYVGMEPKTVKAEAGKTLSITLKDDSKVLNDVVVIGYGVQKKSDLTGAVASIKSDDIKGLSATDAGAALQGKAAGVQIINSGGPGEAADIRIRGYSSNSGNIGPLLIVDGLKVDNIQYLDPSMIESMEVLKDAASAAIYGAQAGNGVVIITTKTGAANGGKAQISYSSKFTIQSLGKKADIFDAPEYIEYHKYLGDLTDDLLKKNNYNGQNTNWYDEVFENSLAHQHSLTVQASNGKGRFLASLNILNNDGIVKGSKDTYKRFTGQINADYDVYKWLNITTNTSFEKWKTKGVTKGYGSLLNSVVSIDPLTPAYISNVEDLAPGMKAQVEAGGPVPRDPSHNNDYYGTSKYVDDATGNPLYQRDRHDTWTSGINVRGTVAANIKPFKGFTFTSRLGYRITQSNYHNYETPYWLSSMAHSENYTIEAKTNNGLYYQWENFANYLTTIGKHTIGAMAGMSFTKNHWDNSSISSTGGNILTSYEPNFHYIDYLLANATKNVGNAPSDATELSYFGRVSYSYDNRYFMQVNFRRDAFDTSKLSKKARWGNFPSVSAGWAISNEKFFKDNISRDAISFLKLRGSWGQNGNVNILNNYRYASTLALNQSFYQYNPSIGDGKLTFGSKPSGLANPDLKWETSEQIDLGLDARFLNDRLTLGLDWYRKTTKDLLIEIAPLPEIGVNKRVVNTGKVLNSGLDFELGWRDHIKDFKYSVTVNGSTLKNEVKEVSNLVSRLTEIGIDGFNNQLKPTFEAGHQVWYFRGYKYAGVAEDGSALYYNKNGETTSAPTDEDKQDLGSGIPKFTYGITLNAEYKGFDLTVFGTGSAGNKIYNLMVSADRPLINGIDTYWKDSWRADRTNAKYPDMKKVSTDWKFFSSDAAVFSGSYFKIKQIQLGYTLPKAITSVAGISNLRVYCSLDDFFTITKYPGADPETASINSGASRGFDNGTYPTSKKVVFGINVTF, encoded by the coding sequence ATGATAAATTTTAAAATGATTGAAAAGCCGTTTGTATTGCTATTCCTGCTCTGTTTGCTTCCTTTGGGAGTTTCGGCTCAGAGCATAGTAAAAGGTATAGTGACTGATCCAAGTGGAGAACCTGTGATTGGTGCTACTGTTAAAGTAGATGGTAGCAAACTGGGTGTTGTTACCGACTTGGACGGTAAGTTTAGCATTGATGCTGCACCTGATGCAACATTGACAATTACCTATGTGGGTATGGAGCCTAAGACCGTGAAAGCTGAGGCTGGTAAAACACTTTCCATTACCTTGAAGGATGATTCAAAAGTTCTTAATGATGTCGTTGTCATCGGTTATGGCGTTCAGAAGAAGAGCGACCTGACTGGTGCAGTTGCATCTATCAAGAGCGATGACATCAAGGGTTTGTCAGCTACCGATGCCGGTGCTGCCCTCCAGGGTAAGGCTGCCGGTGTGCAGATTATCAACTCGGGTGGTCCGGGTGAGGCTGCCGATATCCGTATCCGTGGTTATTCTTCCAATAGTGGTAATATCGGTCCGTTGCTCATTGTCGATGGTCTGAAGGTGGATAACATCCAGTACCTGGATCCATCTATGATCGAGAGCATGGAGGTATTGAAGGATGCCGCTTCTGCTGCCATCTATGGTGCGCAGGCGGGTAATGGTGTCGTTATCATCACAACCAAGACGGGTGCTGCCAATGGCGGTAAGGCACAGATTTCTTACAGCAGCAAGTTCACCATCCAGTCGTTGGGAAAGAAGGCTGATATCTTTGATGCTCCTGAGTATATCGAGTATCACAAGTATTTGGGCGACTTGACCGATGATCTTCTGAAGAAGAACAACTATAATGGTCAGAACACCAACTGGTATGACGAGGTATTTGAGAACAGTCTGGCTCATCAGCATAGCCTCACCGTGCAGGCAAGCAATGGCAAGGGCCGTTTCCTCGCCAGCTTGAATATCCTGAACAATGATGGTATCGTTAAAGGTAGCAAGGATACTTATAAGCGTTTCACTGGTCAGATCAATGCCGATTATGATGTTTACAAGTGGTTGAACATTACTACCAATACATCTTTTGAAAAGTGGAAGACCAAAGGCGTGACCAAGGGTTATGGTTCATTGCTGAACTCTGTGGTTTCTATCGATCCTTTGACTCCAGCTTATATCAGTAATGTGGAGGATTTGGCTCCTGGCATGAAGGCACAGGTAGAAGCCGGTGGCCCAGTTCCAAGAGATCCAAGCCATAACAATGACTACTATGGTACTTCTAAATATGTAGATGATGCTACTGGTAACCCTCTCTATCAGCGCGACCGTCATGACACATGGACTTCTGGTATCAATGTACGTGGTACCGTTGCTGCCAATATCAAGCCATTCAAGGGCTTTACATTTACTTCTCGCTTAGGTTATCGTATCACTCAGAGTAACTATCATAACTACGAGACTCCATATTGGTTATCATCTATGGCACATAGTGAAAACTATACCATTGAAGCGAAAACCAATAATGGCTTGTACTATCAGTGGGAGAACTTTGCCAACTATTTGACAACAATCGGCAAGCACACTATTGGTGCCATGGCAGGTATGTCGTTTACCAAGAATCATTGGGACAATAGTTCCATCAGTTCTACAGGAGGTAACATACTCACATCTTATGAGCCAAACTTCCATTACATCGACTACTTGTTGGCTAATGCAACCAAGAATGTAGGTAACGCTCCTTCAGATGCTACAGAGTTATCTTACTTTGGTCGTGTATCTTACAGCTATGACAACCGTTACTTCATGCAGGTTAACTTCCGTCGTGATGCTTTCGATACATCAAAACTTTCAAAGAAGGCACGTTGGGGTAATTTCCCATCAGTTTCAGCAGGATGGGCTATCAGCAATGAGAAGTTCTTCAAGGACAATATAAGTCGTGATGCCATTTCTTTCTTGAAACTTCGTGGTTCTTGGGGTCAGAATGGTAACGTCAATATCTTGAACAATTATCGTTATGCTTCTACCTTAGCTCTTAATCAGAGTTTCTATCAGTATAATCCTTCTATTGGAGATGGTAAGCTGACTTTTGGTTCTAAGCCTTCTGGACTTGCTAACCCAGACTTGAAGTGGGAAACTTCAGAGCAGATTGACCTTGGACTTGATGCGCGATTCCTTAACGACCGCTTGACTTTGGGCTTAGACTGGTATCGTAAGACAACCAAGGACCTCTTGATTGAAATCGCTCCTCTTCCAGAGATTGGTGTAAACAAGAGAGTTGTTAATACAGGTAAGGTACTTAACTCTGGTCTTGATTTCGAGTTGGGTTGGAGAGATCACATCAAGGACTTTAAGTATAGTGTGACCGTAAATGGTTCAACTCTGAAGAATGAGGTGAAGGAGGTTTCTAACCTTGTAAGCCGTTTGACCGAAATAGGTATTGATGGATTCAATAACCAGCTTAAGCCTACATTCGAGGCTGGCCATCAGGTATGGTATTTCCGTGGTTACAAGTATGCAGGTGTAGCCGAAGATGGTAGCGCTCTCTATTATAATAAGAATGGCGAAACAACTTCAGCTCCAACCGATGAAGATAAGCAGGATTTGGGCTCAGGTATTCCTAAGTTTACTTATGGTATTACTCTTAATGCAGAATATAAGGGCTTTGACCTCACCGTATTTGGAACAGGCTCTGCTGGCAACAAGATTTACAACTTGATGGTTTCTGCAGACCGTCCGTTGATCAATGGAATTGATACCTACTGGAAGGATTCTTGGAGAGCAGACCGCACCAATGCTAAGTATCCTGATATGAAAAAGGTTTCTACAGACTGGAAGTTCTTCAGTTCTGATGCAGCAGTGTTCAGTGGCTCGTATTTCAAGATCAAGCAGATTCAGTTGGGCTATACATTGCCAAAGGCTATCACTAGCGTGGCAGGTATCAGCAATCTTCGTGTATATTGCTCACTGGATGATTTCTTCACCATCACCAAGTATCCTGGTGCTGATCCGGAGACCGCTTCTATCAACAGTGGCGCCTCTCGTGGTTTTGATAATGGTACTTATCCAACTTCCAAGAAGGTGGTATTTGGTATCAATGTAACATTCTAA